CAGGTGTCGCTGTTTCGCGCGGCGGTGAAGCTGCTGCGCGGAGAGGGTGACGGCACGTGGGACGTGGACGCAGAACTGCGCGAGGCGTTCGAAGCAGAATAGCCCGCCACGAATTGGAACAACTCGTTTTCGAGCTCGCTCCCTGTCCAGAAAATTGCCCGCAAATGGACATCTCTTGCCCGCTGGTATCCGAAACGCATAGGCATACCCTTCACATTGGGCGTGGTAAGTGACCTCTCATGACGTTTACTGACTGGGTGGAAGAAACCCGCCGACAGATCCGACAGGACGGCTGGCAAGGCGTACAGGACTCGGCGTACAAGTTCTACGTCGGCACCTTCCGTCGTCTCGGCGGCGTGTGGAACTTCGGGACGCCAATCTATGAGGAGGACTGGGACATGCTGGTCGTCCTCGACGCCTGCCGGTGGGATCTGATGGCCGAAGTGGCCGAAGAGTACGACTTCGTCGACGACGAATGGACGTACTCTGTAGCGTCAAGTTCCGCGGAGTGGATGGAGAAGAACTTCCGCCAGACGTACGCCACCGAGATGGCTCGAACCGCCCACGTCACCTCAAACCCCTACTCGGAGCAGAAACTCGACCCACAGACGTTTGCGTATCTCGAAGAGGTCTGGAAGCACACGTTCGACCGCGACGTCCGGACCATCCCTGCCCGTGCGGTCACCGACGCAGCGATACGAGCGGGGCGCGAGCAAGACCACGAGCGGCTTCTCGTCCACTACATGCAGCCTCACCACCCCTTCGTCCGCAAACCGCTGGACAAAGGAATCCCCCGCGACGAGTTCTCGTCGACACCGTGGGACAACGTCTGGCACAAACTCCGGCGCGGGCAACTGGAGTACGAAGAAGTGTGGGACGGCTACCTGGACAATCTTCGGTACGTCCTCGACGACGTGGCGCTCCTCTTGGAGAACGTGGACGCAGAACGGGTGCTCATCACGGCCGACCACGGGAACCTGCTGGGCGAGTACGGACTGTACGCCCACCCGGACTACGTGCCGCTGAAGCCACTCAAGCGTGTGCCGAAGTGCGTCACGTCGGCGACGGACGAGGAGACTCACACCCCGGACACGGACGCCGAGACGGCCACCGACACGGACGAAGTATCGCGCGAAGAACAACTCGAACACCTCGGATACAAATAACACATGACTCTGGTCATCCTCGCCATCGACGCGCTCGACACGAAGCTCGTAGAACACTACGACATCGACGAGTACCGCCTCGACGCTCACACCCAGATGGAAACCGTCGCCCACCAGTTCGAACACCCGTTCACACCCGAAGCGTGGGCGACCGTCGCGACCGGCCTTCATCCGACGGAGCACGGCGTCACCGAGGACGGAACCAGTTCGTGGAACAACCCACTCATCGACTTCGCCTCGAAGTTCGTCGGCCACCTCGACGTCCACACCCGGGCGTGGCTCGGCAACAAGATCACGGCGCTTACCGGTGAGGAGTACACCGTCGGCGTCACTGACGCGCCGACGATATTCGACCCGGAGTACGCCGTCGTCCACAACTGGCCCGGCGTCGCCAACGGCGCAGAACTGCGCAAGACCTGGCAGATTACCGACGGTGACCCTCCCAAAGAGTACTTCGAGCGGGAGCTGAAGGGAATGGCCGTCCAACAGTTTGCGTGGGCACGTGAGATGGCACAGCACCCGATCGCACTCGCTGGCGTCCACGTCCACACGGTGGACATGGCCTCACACGCCTACGGTGAACAGGAGGACGAACTCGAACGGCTCTACCGCTGGACCGCAGAGCAAGTGCGCCACGTCCGCGAGGGACTCGGTGAAGACGACGAACTCCTCATTCTGAGTGACCACGGCAGCTACACCTCCTTCCTCGACCCGGGAGAAGTCCCCGGGAAACACGCCTTCCGCGCGTTCGCGTCGACCACCCATCCTGACGGGCCACCGAAGTCCGTCTTCGACGTCAAGGAGTGGGTCGAAGAGCGCATCGACGTTGGCGAGTACCAGGAGTCGAATCTCGACCTCCCGAAAGAACAGCTTCGGGATCTGGGGTATATCGACTGACTGACTACGTCACACGAGCGAGCGCGCCTTCAGATACGCCCGTTCGAGCGCGTGCGTCTCGTCGATTGGGAGGGTGCGCCGTCGGACGTAGTTCTGGACGCCGTCGGCGAGCAGTCGAACACGTTCACCCGCCGGGAGGTCGATGGCGTCGCCCAGCCCGACCGCACGAATTTGGTCGCGAATTCCTTGATCCGAGACCTTCACTAAGTTCGGAGCGTTGTGGTAGTGGAGCACCCGCACGTCGGGTGGGCAGCGAAGACGGAGGTGAATGGGGTAGTTGTACCGATTGTCGACCGTCTCCGTAGCGTACCGCTCCGAGAGGAGACCGAGCGCCACCTGGTCGGCGTGCCGGTCGTAGGGTATCTCGCCGTGGAGGGCCTCCGTCACCTCAAGCCACTCGGTGCCGAAGTCATCGACTCGCGTGAGCACGAAGCCCGCGTTCCAGTACGGGAGCATCTCCCGTCCGTCGAACGTACTCTCGACGCGACGCTCTGGGAATAGTAGGTCGTATCGCTCGTACAGTGCACGCCAGCGGTCGTGGGAGCGCTCTCGCCCCCAGAACTGGTTTCCGACATCGACAGGTTTCAAGTACAGATCGGCGTCCTCGTCGCGGTGGGCCTCGATTTCGTCGAGCACCAGTACGTCAGTGTCGAGCATCAGGAGGTACGCCGCGTCGGCGACGCGTTCCGCGGCTTTGAGCGCCGCGATCTTCGTCGAAATCGGGTACTCGGGAATCGGGATGGATCCTTCGAGGATGGTGGCGTTGGCGGCGAGTTCCTCGCGCACCGTCTCGTTCATGTCGTCGAGTTCCTCGGCCGGCACGTAGACGTAGACAGGTGCCTCCGCGTGGTGACGGCGGATCGAGCGGATGAGGTGGCGGGACTGGGTCCCGACCTGTCCGCTCCCGGAGGCGAAGACGAAGGCGAGGTCGTCCATAAACGCCCGGAAGAGAGACGTGTGGATAACTGTTTTGCGTGTACGCCCAGCCACGGACGGCGTTGCGTGTGCGTCCAGCCAGCGATGGCGTTGCGTCTGCGTTTAAGCAAACGGTTTTATCTCGCGGAGCTGACCCCGATCCATGGGTCCAGTCTCCTCACGCTCTCTGGGATTCGGGACAGCCGGCTTCGAGAGTCGGAGCGTCGCGGTGCAGTCAGTGCGGGAGGCGCTCGACGTGGGGTACCGGCACCTCGATACCGCCCAGCAGTACAGCCACACCGCTGCGATCGGGGAAGCCATTGCCGAGAGCGACGTGCCACGCGAGGAGATATTCATCGCCACGAAACTTCACTCCAAGAACCTCACCCACGACGCAGTGCTGACCGAGACGCGATCGATCCTCGATCGCCTGGGTTTGGACACGATAGACCTCCTCTACGTCCACTGGCCGGCGCACACGTACGACCCCGAGGAGACGTTCGGAGCCATGGGCGAACTTGTCGAATCGGGGGCGGTACGACACGTCGGTGGCTGTAACTTCACGGCCGACCTGCTGCGGGAGGCAGTATCGGTCTCGCCCGTACCGCTGTGTGCGAATCAGATCGAGATGCACCCTTTCTTGCCGCAGGACGACCTGCTGGAGACATGTCGCGCTGAAGGGGTCGACGTCGTCGCTCACACACCGCTGGCCGGTGGAGCGGTGTTCGGCTCAGACGTGTTGCGTGACATCGCGACTGAGCGCGACGCGACGGTTGCTCAGGTCGTGCTCGCGTGGCTGCTGGCCCGTGGCGCCTACCCAATACCGAAGGCGACCGGTGACCACATCGGGGAGAACTACGCCGCGACAGCGCTAGCACTGACGCCGGAGGAACGTGCCCGCATCGACGCCATCGAGACGGAACGTCGCGTCGTCGACTACGAGTTTGCGCCATGGAACCGATAGTCCCTATCAAAGCCTTTTTGCGCGATTACGCAGAGCGCAAACCATGAAAGGAGTTGTTCTGGCGGGCGGGCGTGGGACCCGGCTACGGCCGATGACGAAGATCATGAACAAGCACGTCCTCCCGGTCTACGACGAGCCGATGATATTCTACCCCGTTCGGACCCTCTTGGAGAATGGCATCTCGGAGATACTCGTCATCAGCGCCCCGGAGTACATCGGCGGGTACATCCAACTCCTCGAAGAGGAGTTCGAGGACGCCGAGTTCAGCTACAAGGTGCAGGATGAGCCCGCAGGCATCGCGCACGCCATCCAACTCGCGAAGCGGTTCGTCGACGACACGTTCGCGGTTGTGCTCGGTGATAACATCGTGATGGACGACATCAGCGAGAGCATCACGGAGTTCGATGAAAGCGACGAGGAGTGTATGATCTTCCTGAAGGAAGTCTCCGACCCATCCCGCTACGGCGTCGCAGAGGTCGAAGACGACCGCGTCATAGAACTGAAAGAGAAGCCCGACTCCCCGGAGACCAACACCGCAGTCATCGGACTCTACCTCTACACGTCGGACGTGTTCGATCGAATCCCGGAGCTCACGAAGTCGGACCGCGGCGAGTTGGAGGTTACTGACCTCAACCGGACGTACATCGAGGACGACTCGCTCGGCTACAGCGAGTTGGACGGGCAGTGGTTCGACGTGGGCACCCCCGACGGACTCCTAAAAGCGAGCAACTTCGTCGCAGAGAGTCGGGACGCCTGACGGTACGCTGAAATAGGTGGGGCCGCTCCGGTCGGTATGGACGTTCTCGTGACCGGCGCGGCAGGGTTCATCGGTTCGAACTTCGTTCACTATCTCCTCCGCGAGTATGAGGATATCGGCGTCGTCTCTCTTGATGCACTCACGTACGCGGGGTCGAAGGAGAACCTCAACGGCGTGCTCGACGA
The DNA window shown above is from Halobaculum marinum and carries:
- a CDS encoding alkaline phosphatase family protein gives rise to the protein MTLVILAIDALDTKLVEHYDIDEYRLDAHTQMETVAHQFEHPFTPEAWATVATGLHPTEHGVTEDGTSSWNNPLIDFASKFVGHLDVHTRAWLGNKITALTGEEYTVGVTDAPTIFDPEYAVVHNWPGVANGAELRKTWQITDGDPPKEYFERELKGMAVQQFAWAREMAQHPIALAGVHVHTVDMASHAYGEQEDELERLYRWTAEQVRHVREGLGEDDELLILSDHGSYTSFLDPGEVPGKHAFRAFASTTHPDGPPKSVFDVKEWVEERIDVGEYQESNLDLPKEQLRDLGYID
- a CDS encoding aldo/keto reductase; protein product: MGPVSSRSLGFGTAGFESRSVAVQSVREALDVGYRHLDTAQQYSHTAAIGEAIAESDVPREEIFIATKLHSKNLTHDAVLTETRSILDRLGLDTIDLLYVHWPAHTYDPEETFGAMGELVESGAVRHVGGCNFTADLLREAVSVSPVPLCANQIEMHPFLPQDDLLETCRAEGVDVVAHTPLAGGAVFGSDVLRDIATERDATVAQVVLAWLLARGAYPIPKATGDHIGENYAATALALTPEERARIDAIETERRVVDYEFAPWNR
- a CDS encoding sugar nucleotidyltransferase, whose translation is MKGVVLAGGRGTRLRPMTKIMNKHVLPVYDEPMIFYPVRTLLENGISEILVISAPEYIGGYIQLLEEEFEDAEFSYKVQDEPAGIAHAIQLAKRFVDDTFAVVLGDNIVMDDISESITEFDESDEECMIFLKEVSDPSRYGVAEVEDDRVIELKEKPDSPETNTAVIGLYLYTSDVFDRIPELTKSDRGELEVTDLNRTYIEDDSLGYSELDGQWFDVGTPDGLLKASNFVAESRDA